One Oncorhynchus masou masou isolate Uvic2021 unplaced genomic scaffold, UVic_Omas_1.1 unplaced_scaffold_843, whole genome shotgun sequence DNA segment encodes these proteins:
- the LOC135537782 gene encoding somatomedin-B and thrombospondin type-1 domain-containing protein-like: MALVVDYVLLLVAAVLGPYHVGVEGGCAGKCCRGSDITCATADWRMDRVFGTCYCDEGCLRTKDCCYDYPTECPAQSCVVTVWSHWSGCAQPCQRSRRVRQRHIEQEPRNSADPCPSLEEQAGCMDYQSNNGEICTQNTGPAFITTREFGEGRTKPYIYGASLYPGFCMEYKMESLTTHCTVENRPHTHWMQYLREGYTVCVACQPPAMRNHSGSCQGDGQESNGEELLHWQAVGNSGCRGTWKKVQRTAYCSCPHVHSFLFI; encoded by the exons ATGGCGTTAGTCGTGGATTATGTGTTGCTGCTGGTAGCTGCCGTGCTGGGACCGTACCACGTTGGGGTGGAAGGCGGGTGCGCTGGGAAGTGCTGCCGGGGTTCAGACATCACCTGTGCAACGGCAGACTGGCGGATGGACCGTGTGTTCGGCACCTGCTACTGCGACGAGGGCTGCCTCAGGACCAAAGACTGTTGCTATGACTACCCCACCGAGTGCCCAG CCCAGTCATGTGTGGTGACTGTCTGGAGTCACTGGAGCGGTTGTGCCCAGCCCTGCCAGCGGTCCAGGAGGGTCCG GCAGCGCCACATAGAGCAGGAGCCCAGAAACAGTGCAGATCCATGTCCCAGTCTGGAGGAGCAGGCTGGCTGCATGGACTACCAGTCAAACAATGGAGAGATCTGCACTCagaacacag gtccagcTTTCATCACCACCAGGGAGTTTGGTGAAGGAAGAACAAAGCCTTACATCTACGGAGCATCTCTGTACCCTGG GTTCTGTATGGAGTATAAGATGGAGTCTCTGACTACCCACTGTACGGTGGAGAACAGACCACACACCCACTGGATGCAGTACCTACGTGAGGGCTACACGGTGTGTGTGGCGTGCCAACCCCCCGCCATGCGTAACCATAGCGGCAGCTGCCAGGGAGACGGCCAAGAATCCAACGG TGAGGAGCTGCTCCATTGGCAGGCTGTGGGGAACTCTGGCTGTCGTGGAACGTGGAAGAAGGTCCAGAGAACAGCATACTGCTCCTGTCCTCACGTCCACAGCTTTCTCTTCATATAA